Genomic segment of bacterium:
CGACTTCCTGTCGCTGCGCTACGAGACCCCCGCGGGTATGGTGGAGCATGCGGCGTGGAACGGCTACGCCGTGGCCGAGCCCGTCGACGCGTCGTTCACCCTGACGTCCGCCGACTACGTCAACACCAACCAGGTCCACCTGCGCTGGCAGGCCGACGCCGACGGCGCCTGGTCCGACAGCGACTGCCTGTACCCGACCCAGGGCCACAGCCAGTTGGACGACATCGTCGTCTACTTCAACGGCGTCATGCAGACGTCCGACAACTTCAACAGCGGAATCGGCCCGAACTGGTTCACCGTCGTGCCCCAGGGCTACGGCAATTTCGCCAAGGTCTGGCCGCTGCTCGAGGATCTCGATCCTTGCGTGACGAACGAGACCCCCCAGTTCGCCTTCATCGATGACGGCATCGTCGTCCCCGGCGTCGGCCCGTCCTCGAACCTGCTGTACACCTACGGCCCCAGCGGCTACAGCCGCAACTGCACCGGTGGCGCCCTGGGCGCGAACACCGACGACAACCTGCTCGGCAACGAGATCTGGTCGCCGCCGTTGGCTTGGCCCGCGGGTGACTACGTCGCCGCCGCGCTGCAGTTCGGCAACTACCTGCATTCGCCGTACGGCACTGCGACGTTCGACGGTATCTTCCAGGTCTGGCACGTTCGCTGCTCGACCGACGGCGGCAACACCTGGTACGGCTGGGCCGATCGCAACACGATCTACTACAGCGCCCAGGGTGCCTACGGCCGCAGCTCCTTCGTGGTCACGGACCTGCTCGAGCCCGGCACGACGCACGTCCAGGTCGCGCTGGGTCTGACGGAGGATTCGCGCTACAACATCGGGACCGACGGCACGCCCGCGTCGTACTTCGACAACGTGGCGTTCTTCGTGTACACCTACGGCGGCCCCGCGATCTCCATCAGCGGCGAGTGGGACCTGCCCAACGACCAGTTCGCGAAGAACCTGGACCTGGGCAACCTGGCCAGCAACAACCTGCGCTTCGACATGTGCCAGGACCTCCTGGACACGACGAGCCCGAACATCGTTCACGGCGACTCCGTCGTGATCAACGTTCAGCCCGTGCGCCCCGGCGCCGAGCTGGTTGCGCTGCCGCGGATGCACTACAAGATCAAGTGCAACCCGCTGTTCAACGGCGTGCGCAACGTGACGCCGGTGGGCGGCTACATCGAGGGCGACGCCGTGGCCGACAGCGTCTTCACCTCGGCCGGCATCCTGGTCCAGTGGCGTTGGGCGTTCGATCTGGACGACGACGGCCTGCTGTTCCCGGGTGACCAGCTGCACTGGTACATCACGGCGACCGACCGCGTGAACGGCGACCCCGGCACCGACGGTACCACGACCTATCCGGCCAACATCACCGGGTTCGGCGTGTTCCCGGGTGATGCCGGTTACGTCCAGTTCC
This window contains:
- a CDS encoding FlgD immunoglobulin-like domain containing protein — translated: SNSFLEYLDWVGTVANPLADTLVRVTAVISYDNEPGYDFLSLRYETPAGMVEHAAWNGYAVAEPVDASFTLTSADYVNTNQVHLRWQADADGAWSDSDCLYPTQGHSQLDDIVVYFNGVMQTSDNFNSGIGPNWFTVVPQGYGNFAKVWPLLEDLDPCVTNETPQFAFIDDGIVVPGVGPSSNLLYTYGPSGYSRNCTGGALGANTDDNLLGNEIWSPPLAWPAGDYVAAALQFGNYLHSPYGTATFDGIFQVWHVRCSTDGGNTWYGWADRNTIYYSAQGAYGRSSFVVTDLLEPGTTHVQVALGLTEDSRYNIGTDGTPASYFDNVAFFVYTYGGPAISISGEWDLPNDQFAKNLDLGNLASNNLRFDMCQDLLDTTSPNIVHGDSVVINVQPVRPGAELVALPRMHYKIKCNPLFNGVRNVTPVGGYIEGDAVADSVFTSAGILVQWRWAFDLDDDGLLFPGDQLHWYITATDRVNGDPGTDGTTTYPANITGFGVFPGDAGYVQFQWPFQWIWRGLPSVTDLAGTQPSILFWHDFGNFGGGINEWKQSFAQLGLIENVDYDIYFTQAPSSNVGNGLGANASAVALAGYETILYGSATLAGSPLTGPAIAPGNTGDKGDDVARLSAWLGTGKNLLVTGDRVVVATGSTTVAGGAAFVQNWLGCTRLATDVRPLIGGQAAPLVVPTPSNVVGFSTPFVAYGSCPTFRVFNGIGVYASPFGYSTKAGEFTAVGAYPTYAAMVSNHNTVAGTKVVTVPVDFGAWYSPYSTAKADPAPYAARTQALGEILVWFGYTPTFGTTPTPSSGVFFAKNYPNPFNPMTTIEWSIPRAGDLSIKIFNVKGELVRTLHDGFSAVQSGVMEWNGTNDSGRDVASGVYFYEVRSGDNVSVNKMALVK